A region of Myxococcus stipitatus DSM 14675 DNA encodes the following proteins:
- a CDS encoding lysylphosphatidylglycerol synthase transmembrane domain-containing protein produces the protein MKRAVKLSASILVTLLFLWWAFRDTDWGTQLASMKSANYLWLLPYFLCLVAIHVFRTLRWGSLLSGLEKIPFRKLNEASAIGFMMLLVLPFRLGEFARPFLIAQRSSIRRSAAMTSVVLERIVDGLFVAASMRVLLFFVPNETPEVRYVKLGSWLMFAVFGGGLLFLLFGLWQQERTVRLVRSTVGRFAPGLADKVADVVDTFVGAMRQLPDARQVALFFLFTVLYWGVNGLGMMLLAQAFDCTGAAAGSTCQPMELTLFQAYVVLCVLVVGVMIPAAPGMVGTFQAACKVGLSLFLPATVVNAGGLAYANVLWLAQTAQTVGFGLIMMSLGHMSFKDIAGKLEKEGEAPAPTA, from the coding sequence GTGAAACGCGCAGTCAAGCTCTCGGCCAGCATACTGGTCACTCTTCTCTTCCTCTGGTGGGCCTTCCGGGACACCGACTGGGGGACGCAGTTGGCCAGCATGAAGTCGGCCAACTACCTCTGGTTGTTGCCGTACTTCCTGTGCCTCGTGGCCATCCACGTGTTCCGCACCTTGCGCTGGGGCAGCCTGTTGTCGGGGCTGGAGAAGATTCCCTTCCGCAAGCTGAACGAGGCCTCCGCCATCGGCTTCATGATGTTGCTGGTGCTGCCGTTCCGGCTGGGGGAGTTCGCGCGGCCGTTCCTCATCGCCCAGCGCAGCTCCATCCGTCGCAGCGCGGCGATGACGTCCGTGGTGCTGGAGCGCATCGTCGACGGCCTCTTCGTCGCCGCGTCGATGCGGGTGCTGCTCTTCTTCGTCCCCAACGAGACGCCCGAGGTCCGCTACGTCAAGCTGGGCTCGTGGCTGATGTTCGCCGTGTTCGGCGGCGGGCTGCTCTTCCTGCTCTTCGGGCTGTGGCAGCAGGAGCGCACGGTGCGCCTGGTCCGCTCGACGGTGGGACGCTTCGCGCCGGGGCTCGCGGACAAGGTGGCGGACGTCGTGGACACCTTCGTGGGCGCCATGCGGCAGCTCCCGGACGCCCGGCAGGTGGCGCTCTTCTTCCTCTTCACCGTGCTGTACTGGGGGGTGAACGGCCTGGGGATGATGCTCCTGGCCCAGGCCTTCGACTGCACGGGCGCGGCGGCGGGGAGCACCTGTCAGCCGATGGAGCTGACGCTCTTCCAGGCCTACGTGGTGCTCTGCGTGCTCGTCGTGGGAGTGATGATTCCCGCGGCGCCGGGCATGGTGGGGACGTTCCAGGCGGCCTGCAAGGTGGGGTTGAGCCTCTTCCTGCCGGCGACCGTGGTGAATGCCGGCGGTCTGGCCTACGCGAACGTGCTGTGGCTCGCGCAGACCGCGCAGACGGTCGGCTTCGGGCTCATCATGATGTCGCTGGGACACATGTCCTTCAAGGACATCGCGGGCAAGCTGGAGAAGGAAGGCGAAGCTCCGGCGCCCACGGCTTAG
- a CDS encoding ribbon-helix-helix domain-containing protein, with protein MQDGNPSSLSPELAPSPAAAEVSVDARGPDADIVSTHVLVPEEQVQKLRELARRTRIHQSEYLREAVDDLLGKYGRGAAKEEGQS; from the coding sequence ATGCAAGATGGAAACCCCAGCTCCCTGAGTCCCGAGCTTGCCCCTTCCCCGGCGGCCGCCGAGGTGTCCGTCGACGCACGTGGGCCCGACGCCGACATCGTCTCCACGCACGTGCTGGTGCCGGAGGAGCAGGTCCAGAAGCTGCGCGAGCTGGCGCGGCGCACCCGCATCCACCAGAGCGAGTACCTGCGCGAGGCGGTGGATGACCTCCTCGGCAAGTACGGACGCGGCGCGGCCAAGGAAGAAGGCCAGTCGTGA